TTTTCTCTATCACATATTCACACAAGTAAAAAATTTGAAGGgccattaagagaaaaatattcgAGTACAAGGACCAAATGCAAAATTGTGTATAGTTAGGAGACCACCATacatttttttaactaattacaAAACAACATTTTTACATCCTCAGAAGATACAATACAAGAAATAAAACAAACCATGTTTTGCTCAGATTCCAAacatatatacatttatatacatacatacaaaaTTACACATGAACACACCTGTTTTTGCGCACACATTTGAGATACATAGAAGAGATTCCTCAAGCTTTAATCTTCGTGACACCTCCGATGATTTACACGAAAAATACAAAACTAGTTATTTACAGGATCACTATTTTTTCCTCGAGGGGCGGAGATTCGCAAAAAGCTATACAATGAAAAAGCTAACCCCAGAAACGGTTTCGAAACCTGGAGTCTACTTCCGGAGCAAAGTAAAGTAGAAATGTTTGCTCACTACTGCTTTTTTTTCGGATCGAAGTGAGTACATAACATTGAGGGATTCCTCGGTGCGCTTCACTCGACCTCCACCCTGGGAGTTCTACAACATAGTTAGAATGGATTTGTGATGGAAACAACAAAATAAGAATGAGATGGATACTGTTTTGCACGAGGATTGGAGATATACATGAATGGAGTGACCGGTGTTCTACTTGCTTGAAGCAGATTGCTGAAGCTGTTCGAGTTAGCTTCCTCCGTGCCGGAACCATATGTGGAAAGTAACCGTCTCTGAAACAACATCGTAAAGGTAAGAATACATAAAGGAAGTTAGGGCAATGCGAAAAGCCAGAAGAATGGGAAAGAAAATAAgtgaatataaaaagaaaaaaataatatatatttttcttaaaaaaaaaaagaaaagaaactgaCTTCAATCATTACATCATGGAAATCAACACTGCTACTGAGATAACCAAAATTGAACTTCAGCAGGAGAGTCGATGACGAGGACAGTTtacaaaaaagaataagagatGATTCAAATACACATCAGGGAGTAGAGGATGGATAGGGTATAAATTACTATTGATTTAAGAAAATGAACTGAAATGCTGAATCTCGACAAATGGAGTTACTTACATGTGCCTCAAAGTCGGGGCTGGTCAAATTGGCCGATAGGTTCCTCATCAGCAACAGTACCTGGACATAGTAAGCAAAGAGAACATGAGTCAATCAAGGGGAGGTTTGAAGCGCCAGACAatcaaaaacaacaataataatataatatgaacATTAGAATATGCTGATTCACTGTAGAGAAGCATTTTCGAAATATAATCAGAAGCACATTTAGAGACATACGCTACTTCCTCGTGCATCAAAGAAGTAATGAAAGCATATATTTTAAGTTGTCTCGAGTTCATGCATTTGAGGAATATTGCAAGGGGACGGCCGATACTTTGCCTGTTAAAGGATATTGTAAGATACCAAGATCTTAACTAGGAAGCTTTCAAGTTAATAAACCGAATCGAGAAATTAAACCTGAATGAGTATGACACGAAAAGTCTATCCCAAAAATAGAATGATCCTCGATaacaatgcatatatattaCTTCGGTTAATATGAGAAAGTTACATCTAGTTGTCTTTTTCCAAAATTACTCATGCATGCCACTAACAAAATCATGATGTCATTTGAcctcaaaaaattatttgggaaaacttcaaaaaccctcccgtggtttcgtagtttctcactttgcccccctatggtttaaaatgtatcaatttgccctcctgtggtttcttttttctctttttcttatcaatttcattttttttttttataaatcagtgataaagttaatttaaagggtactaaagtgaatatttgataaatctagatgggtatctgaagttttttatatataatttaataaaatattaacgaaaaagctaccgaaaagataaaaacgaaaccacaggggggcaatttgatacattttaaaccacagaggggcaaagtgagaaactataaaaccacgggggggtttttgaagttttcccaaattaTTTTCTACCTCAATCTAGCAATGCCGTATTCCTCAATTATGCATTAGAACTTTATGCTTTCATAGAACATATAAGACCAAGTTAACATCTCAGCGAACTCTATTTAAAACAATAACTACATCTACATTTGTATTGAAGAAACTGGGACCTCATTTCCTACTCATAATAGAGAAATTTAGATGTGATAAAACACGAACTAAGTCCTGACATTTTTTTTGACTTCACTGGGGAGAAAGAGAACAAGAAAAATAGAAGCAACTAATATACAGTTCACCATATTGTTAAACATGAATAGAGCAACTCAGTATGTTTTAAACAACTAACATGaagttaaataaaaatgaaggTGGGATAAATAGCATACTGTTTCAACATCAATTGGGTCCATCTCTTTAAGCTTCTCCAAATGCCCACTCGTATTTGGGTCAAATACGCCGGCAAGAAAGCTGTATACTTGAGAGAAGTCCGGCATGACTTCACGACACACCAGAcgaaagcaaaaaaagaaatgtgagtAAACAGAATATAATGACAGAAAAGTAAAAGGGTATACGCTCAATTGCATCTCAACTGAAAAATCACATGGCCAGACAAACGACAACTGcagaaaatatacaaaaaaaaatttatatgtatattaagACAAACTTAATGATTCATTTCTTCATAATTATGGCGATacatggggaaaaaaaattaagaactaTTAATTTTACTTATTGGAGTATGGACTTGTGTGGTGAGAGAaggaaaatacatataataagcTGCTAGTAATGTAGCCCTGCCAATTAAGTACTCAATGAGATAACAAGAATTCAAAAATCCAATAGCATTCACAGGCTACAGAAACAATTATTTAGATGTCGTGGATCAGATTTgtagaattagaattttattttaggtttctatttagaaaaattataattttgaagtaTTAATCCCCACCTAGTAATCGTGTTTTATGATATGTAAGATTACACTGGTTGCAGGCAATGAGTTATGCCTATGAAGTGAATCTTAAGTACAAACTAAAAGGCGAGACTAACCCCGAAGAAATGGAACTTGATTTTCCTTCTCAGTTGTTTCAGAAGCCAGCCACACCTCAGTAGGGCTCTCAGTCCTGCTACAACAATTATTGGCCATAATAGCTTCGCTTGGTACTGCATCACATTTGAGACTTAGGTTAGCTTATTTTCCACGGTTGAATGGGGAGATCATTtacaaaaaggcaaaaaaaattacacaatgAATGAGTAAATACTTGGGTTTGATGATTAATACCTTTTGTCATTTGAGCAGCACTAAAAGGCTGAACTGAACCATTAACACAAGAGGACAATGTAGCATTTGAAGTAGAGTTCCTAACGACAGTAGAGCTATCACTAGATACGGTATAGCAGGGTTCCAACACAAGAGAAGAAGCCGGTGAAGGAGCGACAGCCTGAGTTATGATGGCAGCTGCAAAAGTTTCACCCAAAATAAAAGCTTAGTTGTACTCAAACATATATAGCTCATTATAGCTCTGTTAGAGATCATACCATTTTTAGGTGCTTTTTGCGGATACGGATGTGCTGCTTTCCTCTTTGGTCGAGGGGGTGGTACATGTTCGCTCATGCCATTCTTTTGAACCTTCAAAAAGTATTTTTGCGCATGACTCCTtatctacaaaaaaaagaattctCTTTATAATGAATAAAAGGTTTTCACagattaaaagtaaaatatttccACTACTATAGCAGATGAAGAGGCACATATGTCTTAGATAACATAAAATGACGAAAAATACAGCAACAACGCAAGATCTGTGAGCCAAATTTCATAGATATATCTCTACCAGAATCCACAGCTAATATGTTAGAGACGACGAGTTTGCACGAGCTCTAGAAAATTACTGCTTATCTTGGTGCTTACAAAGCTAATCATGAAAAGTTTCACACTGGTAgattgttcaaaaaaaaaaaaaagatagcccTTCAGTTTCAGTTATTTATCAAAAATCTAATCAGGACTATATCAGCAAGGTACTAATaactaccctttttttttttcctttgtacAATCTAACTGCAGTATGGAAGAAGAAGATTAGTACCTGATACCCACTCTTAAAGACAACTACTTATGTCCAGCCACTGATGCTTTGTTCTTTCTGGGCACAACGCCGAAATATTCTCTACAGAAATTGGCAGCAGTGCAGTACTACAGCAGTCTAATCTACAACAGCATGCCTTAAACATTATAAGGCTTGTCCATTTACCTAATCTATGCAAACAGTCTATCAT
This Ananas comosus cultivar F153 unplaced genomic scaffold, ASM154086v1, whole genome shotgun sequence DNA region includes the following protein-coding sequences:
- the LOC109704572 gene encoding protein REVEILLE 6-like (The sequence of the model RefSeq protein was modified relative to this genomic sequence to represent the inferred CDS: added 75 bases not found in genome assembly), which translates into the protein MALHGLVTNSAAAEADAAEDPSKKVRKPYTITKSRESWSEVEHDKFLEALHLFDRDWKKIEAFVGSKTVIQIRSHAQKYFLKVQKNGMSEHVPPPRPKRKAAHPYPQKAPKNAAIITQAVAPSPASSLVLEPCYTVSSDSSTVVRNSTSNATLSSCVNGSVQPFSAAQMTKVPSEAIMANNCCSRTESPTEVWLASETTEKENQVPFLRVMPDFSQVYSFLAGVFDPNTSGHLEKLKEMDPIDVETVLLLMRNLSANLTSPDFEAHRRLLSTYGSGTEEANSNSFSNLLQASRTPVTPFITPRVEVE